Below is a genomic region from Microbacterium sp. KUDC0406.
GTCGCGGCGTAGAACGGGCGGGCGGCTTCGGCCCGCCAGTCCACGAGCAGCGCCTCGCCGTCCGGTGACGTCAGCCCGATCCGGCCGATGTGCAGCGATGCCCCGTTCGCGTCGTCGATGCGCCCGAAGCAGAGCGCGTGCTCTGCGCCGCGCAGCCGCCGCACGCCGTCGCTCAGTCGGGCGAGCTCGGCATCTCTGGCGAACAGGTCCGCCGGGCCTTCGACCTCTGCCGCCATCACCCGCGCCTGCGCGGCGAGTCCGCTGCTCACCCCCTCGTCGAGCAGTCGGTACATCTCATCGATCGTGTTCTGCTCGTGCTCCACCTGTCGCGCCGTGCCGACGCCCGCATCCACCCGCATCCTGCTCCCTCGTCCGGAGTCCACCCTGAGGGGTCGAGCCGCGGAACACAACGTTGACTTCGGAAGGAAGGCATGGCCTTGCGGGGCGCGTATGCGGCGCAGTGGGCATCTGCCGTGCGCCCGAGCGCGTCATTCGGGTGGCGTCGCTGCAGTCGCGGCCTCCCCACGACAGACTGACCATCATGCATCTCACCTTGCTATGCGACTTGTCCTTCGCCGGCAAGAGCACCCTGGCCGAACGGCTCGCGATCGAGCTGGATGCGCTCCTAGTCAGCCTCGATGCGATCAACCTGGAACGTGGCCTGCGAGGAGGGCAGGGGATTCCGATCGAGGAGTGGGCCAGAACGAACGAGATCGCGCACGAGCGCGCCTCCCGCCGTTTGACGGCAGGGAGGAGAGCCGTCGTGGACGACACCGGTTCTCCGCGCTTCATTCGAGAGGTTTGGAGGGCTGTCGCCGACGATGCCGGCGCCGGCTTCTCGCTGGTCTGGGTCCAGATCGACACGGAGCTTCAAAGGGAACGCGTGCTGATGAACAGAGACGATCCGATGAGGCCGGACGTGATCGATCGGGTCCTCGACAAGCATCGGGAGCAATTCGAGCAACCGACGGCGGACGAGGACGCGATCGTCGTGGACGCGCGCCACACCGCGAACCCGGAGATCGTCAGGCCGGTGGCGGACGCGATCCTGAACGCGTAACGGTCACTTGCGAGTCCCCTTGCTGGTGCACCGCTCGTCAAGGCCGGATCGGAGCGTGTCCGTGACGCGCGACTCGTACCGCCCATCCGCGCCAGCCGACGTCGTTCCCGCCCTCCTCCTCGCGGGCATTCGGGAGCACAGTGTCGCGGTCCACTGTTCCTCCACAGCGGCCTCTCCGACGGATCTTTCCACACCACGCATCGAGTGTCTGACCGGGGATTCCGATGTCGGTGGCCCCTTGTTGAATGGACGTATGACATCGACGGTGAACGCCTCACTCGAGCAGCTGGACGCGCTGCTCGAAGAGGTGTGTTCGTCGGCCGAGGTCGAGCGTCAGTTCGACGCGGCGCCGGCGTCAGAACTGATCGACACCCTGGTGCTCGCCGGGCGGGTGCAGCGGCGGGTCGAGGCGGTGATCGTCGAGGCGACGGCGCAGGTGCTCGACCGTGACCTGCGCGAGCGGGATGCCCGAGTGTCAACCCGTGCCGGATGTCGCGATGCGGCAGAGCTGCTGCGCCGCACGCTGCGCGTCGACGGGCAGACCGCGCGTAAGTACGTGTCGGCGGCTGGCGGAGTGCATCGCGATGTGGAACTGACCTCGGGTGCGCGGCTGCCGGCGAAGTACGAGCAGTTGCACGCCGCACTGCTCGACGGTGAGCTCTCGCTGAGCGGATTCCTCGCCTGCACCGCGCCGATCGATGCCGCGCATCCGCGGCTGAGCCGCGACGAGATCGCCCGGGCCGATGCCGTGCTCGCGGGGGCTGCCCGCGGGCACGATCTCGAGACGGGGGAAGCGGGCGGACCGCCGCCCACGACCGACGAGCTTGCCGCGTTCGCGCATCGCATCGTCGCGAATCTGGATCCCGACGGCGAGGACCCCGACGGCACACAGGCCGATCGGCGCCGTGGTCTCACCCTGGGTCGGCTCCGCGACGGCGTCGTGCCGGTGCGCGGCTCACTGCTGCCCGAGGTCGCCGGTCAGCTGCAGCGCATCTGGGACAGCATCCTGAATCCGAAGGCCGACGCCGCTTCCGCGACCGGGGTCGCGTTCCGGCCGGCAGGCGAGTCTGACGACGACGAACCGGTCGATGAGCGCACGCCCGCTCAGAAGAGGCACGACGCGCTGGCCACCGCGCTGAACATCGCGGCCGCCTCCGGACAGCTCCCCACGTTGGGCGGCGCAGCGCCGACCCTGGTGGTCTCGGTGTCGGCATCCGACTACGCCGCAGGCACGGGGCGGGCGACCATCGAGGGCACCGGCTGGGACGTTCCGCTCCGCACGGCCGCGCACGCCGGCTGTGCCGGCGGCATCCAGCGGGTGCTGTTCGACGAACACGGCGCGATCGTCGGTATCGGCACCTCGGCCCGCATCTTCAACGCCCTGCAGCGCCGCGCGATCGTGCTGCGCGATCGCGAGTGCCTCATTCCCGGATGCCACGTCCCCGCCGCCTGGTGCGAGGTGCACCACGTACGCGAGCATGCCGACGGCGGCCCGACACACACTGACAACGGCGTCGCCCTCTGCTGGCACCACCATCGCACCCTCGACGTCAGCGGCTGGCAGATCCGCATGCGCGCCGGAGTGCCCGAGATCCGCGGCCCCGGCTGGTGGGATCCGAGCGGCCGATGGCGACGCCCCCGTACGCGAGCGGGGTCCGACGGCGGCCTCGCCGCAGCGCTCGCCCGGGAACGAGTGTCGTAGACGCTGATCGGGACTCCGGCCGGCGGAGTCATCGCCACGCCGGTTGGCGGGATTGCGGCGCTTCGGCGCGGGGTGTGTGTCGATGAGGCCGAGCTGGTTGCCGGCGGGGGGCACCGCGTTCCGACGCGACCGAGTGTTGTGGAACCGGCCAGCGAGGTAGCCGCCGCGCTCCGGCGCGCGCGAGTGTCGTGGCCGCCGTGCGATCACCGCGACGTCGGCGACGCGCTCGGCGACTTCTCGTGGCGTCGGATCATCCACGTCGATTACGTGGCCGCCGCGCGCCGTATCGACGAGCGAGCGCGAGAGTCCCTCGTACCCGGCGAGGAACCTGTCTGTCGTGCCGTGGGACGTCGCGATCGCGGGGAACCAGCATCCGCCGGGATCGTGTCCCGACCCCGGCGGACGCCCTCCTCAGGGCACCTTCGTGAGCGAGACGTCGTCCAGCTGCATCCAGATGTCGCCGCTGTTCGTCCACACGCCGCCGAACACCTGCACGGCGTCGTGATCGCCGCTGTCGAACTCGACGGCGAACCGGGTCCACGCCCCGACCGAGTGGAAGTTCACCTCGCCGATCGGTGTGCCGTCCAGCGTCCGCGCGCCGAAGAACCCGTTGTCGCTGTTCACCGACGTCCGCAGGAACCCGGTCACCCGGTAGTGCGTGTTCCGCTCCACGGCGACGTCCTGCCAGATGTCGCGCCAGCCGCTGTTGTACCGCACGAACGCCCGGCGATCGCCTGTGAAGCCGGCGGCCGGCGACGTGTCGATGCCCGAGTTCGGCTTCGCACCCCAGGTGCCGCCGCTGCCGTCGCCGAGCACATCGGACCGCTCGAAACTCGCATCGGCGACGAGGTTCGGGTCGACGATGTTGCCCTGGCGATCGATGCGCAGATGCATCAGATACGCGTTGTACGGGTTCCACTGCGACATCGTGAAGTAGATCTCGCCGTCCTTGTTCCAGGGGTGGAAGTAGCCGCCGTACAGCGCGGGATAGTCGGTCGAACTGGCGACCGTCTGCGCCGGCGACCACGGACCCTCCGGCTTCTTCGCCGTGCGCATGACGATGTCCTCTCCCACGAGCGACATCATCAGGTAGCGCTTGCTGTAGGTGTCGTACCGCACCGACATCTCGCTCATCGGGGCATCCATCACGGCCACCGCCGCCGACTCGTCCTTGCTCCACCGCTTGCCGTCCCAGTACCGGTACGCCTTCTCGTCGAGCAGCTTCTTCGCCGGGACCTTCGCCACGGATGCCGGGCCGTTGCGACCGTTCTGGGTGCCGAACACGTAGATCGTGCCGCCCTTCTGCACCCACGCCTGCATCTGGAACGGGTCATCGCCGTCGGGGTTCTCCCACCGGGTGTCCGAGACCTTCCAGGTGCTGCCGCCATCGTCGGAGTAGGCGATGCCGGCGTGATTGGTGTCCCACATTCCGGGCGGACCCCACTTCCGCACCGACATGAACCCGAGGTACTGGCGCTTACCGACCGAGATCCCGGTGGTCGGGATCGTGGTGATCTCGTCGCCGTCGATCTTCTTCGACGGGATGATCTGCCGTGCGTACCCGTCGGGACCCTGAGCGGCCCAGTCGAACAGCATCCCGTCGGCGAGCTCGGCGTCCGACGACCGCACCAGCACGTTGCTGCGCCAATTGCCGTTCGGCGGTGCTCCGCCGCCCGGACCGACCCACGCGTTGCCGAACGTGTCGCCGAACGCGGTCAGCACATGGCCCCTCCCGTCATCCCACATGATGCCGAGGTCGGTCGATTTGATGTCCCACCGACCCCAGGTGTTGTTCGGGGCATCCGGGCCGGTGAGCTTCTCGACAACGGTGGCCGGCGTGCGCGCCGTGGTCGCCTCGGCCGGTGGCGGTGCGGATGCCGCCGCGAGGGCGACGACGGTGAGGGATGCCGCTGCGGCACCCGCCAGGACCTTCTTCAGGGGCGTCATTGCCTTTCCTTTCTCGAGTCGCCGAGCGGCGACGTCAGGCCCAGACCTCCAGTTCGGAGATCGAGGTGAAACGCATCGGCCCGCCCGGCTCGCCGGTCAGGCGGATGCCGTCGGCCACGACGGGCGGGAAGTCGAAGACGTACTCGTCGAACTCGAGGGCGGTGAAGTCGGTCGGGTACGGCGGCGACACCGTGGCATCCACCGCCGCCCACGTGCCGTCGATCCGCACCTCCACGCGCGGGGGCGCAGCGAACCAGCCGCCCAGGGAGTCCTGCGGTCCCGGCACGTACACGAGGCGGGACATCCGTCGCGGCGCGGCCCACTCGTAGCCCCAGACGTCCTCGCCGGTGCCGGGGCCGAAGGCGGAGTCCTCGGCGATCGTGCGATCGCCGTCGTTCAGCACGACCTCCTGCCCCTCGCGCACGCGGGCCACCAGGGGCGAGGCGCCACTGAGGGCGAGATTGCCCGACGCCTCGACCGCGGCATCCGTTCCCGGGTCGAACCGCACCCGGCGCAGCCCGAAGCAGTACGCCCGCCCGCCGCGCGACGACGCCGGCACGAACCAGTTGCTCTGCAGCCACATCTCGGTGCCGTCTTCGGAGATGTACTTCGAAGGGATCGTCGGCGCGTAGCCGCCGTGCTTCGCCAGCGGCGACCGGGGGCCGTGCCACGGGAAGTGCCCGAAGTCGTGGCTGTGCAGCAGCCGCCACGGGCCCCACGGTGCCGGAGCCTCGAAGAACTCGAAGGTGTACTCGCTCCAGGTCGAGTAGAGGTAGCGGCCGAGACCCGGGTTCCACACCACCGATCCCTGTGCGATGCAGGTGAAGTCGTGCGCTGCCATGCCGAAGGCGGGCGTCGGGTAGAACCCCCGTTCATCCACGAGCACCGGGCGCTTCTTCGCGATGTCCGCGGTCCATTCCGCAGGGCCCGCGTAGAACTCCCAGGCATCGATGTCCTGCACGCGGTCCGCAGACACTCGCGCGAGGAAGAGCTCGGTCGGGTCGGGCACCCGCTTCGAGAATGAGGTGCGCCAGTTGCCGTCGATTCCGTAGGCGTACACCCACTCCGAACCGCCGTTCGCCTGCCCCAGGTCGAGGAACATCACGGTCGTGAAGGCGTGGTCGTGGAACATCGGCCCGTCGGGCCAGGTCCAGGTGCGGCCGAGGTCGTCGCTGCGGACGATCGTCGCGGCGTGCGCCTCATTGAAGGTGTCGGGGGAGTCGCCGCAGCGCAGGTCCTGCACGGCGAGGAACAGCACGTCGCGCCCGTCGAGTCGCACGCAGACCATGCCGGTCGGCTTGCGGTTGAAGCGCTCCGCATCCCAGATCGGCGCGACGGCGTCGCCGTCGGCGAGGCGCTCGCCGGTCAGGCCGGCCTGCGGCATCCCGTCGATCCGGTTCACCAGGATGTCGCTCCAGCCGTGCCGTGCGAACCCGGTGCCGTCGCCGGCGGCGGCGTAGAGCGCGTCGTCGGACGCCCAGGCCGAGGGCCACAGGTCGCCGTCGCTCGCGGTCAGCACCGTGTTCGCCTGATCGACGTGGGCGATCCGCAGCCGCAGCGGAGCGGATGCCGGGTTCACCGGCACCCCGTCCACGATCGGGTGTCCGTCAGCCACCGAGCGTCATCTCCCTCAGCCCGAACCAGTACGAACTCACGCCGGCCGGGGCGCACGGGCAGACGTTCGACTGCACCCACATCGTCTTCTCGTCGTCGGTGACGAACTTCGACGGCACGGTCGTGCCGTAGCCGCCGATGCGGTCCTCCTGCCACGGGTACTCGCCGAAGTCCTCGGAGTGGAAGAGCGTCCACGGGCCCCACGGTTTCGGCGCCTCGTAGAACTCGAAGGTGTACTCGGTCCACGAGGTGTACAGGTATCGATCGTGCTTCGGCAGGTAGGTCACCCCACCCTGCGAGAGCACGCTCAGGTCGTGCACGCGGCGATCGTCGACGAGCACCGGCTGCTTCTTCGCGATGTCGGTGGTCCAGTCCGGCTGGGTCCCTGAGCCTGTCGACGAAGGGCCGGCGTAGAACTCCCACGTCGCGGCATCCTGTACCGACTTCACCGGAACTCTGGCGAGGAACAGCTCGGTCGGGTCGGGCACGATGTCGGTGAACGAGTCGCGCCAGTTGCCGTCCAGGCCGTAGGCGTAGACGTACTTCTTGTCGGGCCGCCGCTCGGCGTCCTTGCCGTAGTCGGCGAACCAGATCGTCGTGAACACTCCGTCGGCGAACATCGGCGCAGACGTGTCCCACGACCAGGTCCGCCCGTGGTCGTCGCTGCGCGCGATGGTCGCGTTCGGTGCGGCGTTGAAGTCCGGCGCGAGATCCTGCACGGCCAGATACAGCGAGCCGTCGACGCACAGCATGCCGGTCGGCTTGCGCGTGTACCCCTCCTCGGCGGTCCACACCTGCCCGAGATCGTCACCGGTGGCGAGTCCCTCGCCGGTCAGATCAGATGCTCCGCTGTTCTCGGATGCCGGTGACCCGTCGATCCGGTTCATCACGATGTCGCTCGTGACGCTGCCGAAGCCCGCGCCGTCGCCGTTCGCGGCGTACATCGCATCGTCGTCTGACCAGCAGTTCGGCCACAGGTCGCCGTCGGAGACTCCGATGGCGGTGGGAGCGTCGGTCACCGAGGCCGAGTCGATCGGCTCGGATGAGGACGCGCACCCGGCGAGCACGAGCACGAGCAGCACGACGGTCGAAGCCGCGGTCACCGCCCGTCTCGCGCTCATCTCACCAGACCGTGTAGCCGCCGTCGGCGATGACGTCCGATCCCGTCATGAAGCTCGACTCGTCGGATGCCAGGAACAGGATGACGGACGCGATCTCGTCGGGC
It encodes:
- a CDS encoding DUF4185 domain-containing protein; translated protein: MADGHPIVDGVPVNPASAPLRLRIAHVDQANTVLTASDGDLWPSAWASDDALYAAAGDGTGFARHGWSDILVNRIDGMPQAGLTGERLADGDAVAPIWDAERFNRKPTGMVCVRLDGRDVLFLAVQDLRCGDSPDTFNEAHAATIVRSDDLGRTWTWPDGPMFHDHAFTTVMFLDLGQANGGSEWVYAYGIDGNWRTSFSKRVPDPTELFLARVSADRVQDIDAWEFYAGPAEWTADIAKKRPVLVDERGFYPTPAFGMAAHDFTCIAQGSVVWNPGLGRYLYSTWSEYTFEFFEAPAPWGPWRLLHSHDFGHFPWHGPRSPLAKHGGYAPTIPSKYISEDGTEMWLQSNWFVPASSRGGRAYCFGLRRVRFDPGTDAAVEASGNLALSGASPLVARVREGQEVVLNDGDRTIAEDSAFGPGTGEDVWGYEWAAPRRMSRLVYVPGPQDSLGGWFAAPPRVEVRIDGTWAAVDATVSPPYPTDFTALEFDEYVFDFPPVVADGIRLTGEPGGPMRFTSISELEVWA
- a CDS encoding HNH endonuclease signature motif containing protein, yielding MTSTVNASLEQLDALLEEVCSSAEVERQFDAAPASELIDTLVLAGRVQRRVEAVIVEATAQVLDRDLRERDARVSTRAGCRDAAELLRRTLRVDGQTARKYVSAAGGVHRDVELTSGARLPAKYEQLHAALLDGELSLSGFLACTAPIDAAHPRLSRDEIARADAVLAGAARGHDLETGEAGGPPPTTDELAAFAHRIVANLDPDGEDPDGTQADRRRGLTLGRLRDGVVPVRGSLLPEVAGQLQRIWDSILNPKADAASATGVAFRPAGESDDDEPVDERTPAQKRHDALATALNIAAASGQLPTLGGAAPTLVVSVSASDYAAGTGRATIEGTGWDVPLRTAAHAGCAGGIQRVLFDEHGAIVGIGTSARIFNALQRRAIVLRDRECLIPGCHVPAAWCEVHHVREHADGGPTHTDNGVALCWHHHRTLDVSGWQIRMRAGVPEIRGPGWWDPSGRWRRPRTRAGSDGGLAAALARERVS
- a CDS encoding DUF4185 domain-containing protein, translated to MTPLKKVLAGAAAASLTVVALAAASAPPPAEATTARTPATVVEKLTGPDAPNNTWGRWDIKSTDLGIMWDDGRGHVLTAFGDTFGNAWVGPGGGAPPNGNWRSNVLVRSSDAELADGMLFDWAAQGPDGYARQIIPSKKIDGDEITTIPTTGISVGKRQYLGFMSVRKWGPPGMWDTNHAGIAYSDDGGSTWKVSDTRWENPDGDDPFQMQAWVQKGGTIYVFGTQNGRNGPASVAKVPAKKLLDEKAYRYWDGKRWSKDESAAVAVMDAPMSEMSVRYDTYSKRYLMMSLVGEDIVMRTAKKPEGPWSPAQTVASSTDYPALYGGYFHPWNKDGEIYFTMSQWNPYNAYLMHLRIDRQGNIVDPNLVADASFERSDVLGDGSGGTWGAKPNSGIDTSPAAGFTGDRRAFVRYNSGWRDIWQDVAVERNTHYRVTGFLRTSVNSDNGFFGARTLDGTPIGEVNFHSVGAWTRFAVEFDSGDHDAVQVFGGVWTNSGDIWMQLDDVSLTKVP
- a CDS encoding AAA family ATPase, with product MHLTLLCDLSFAGKSTLAERLAIELDALLVSLDAINLERGLRGGQGIPIEEWARTNEIAHERASRRLTAGRRAVVDDTGSPRFIREVWRAVADDAGAGFSLVWVQIDTELQRERVLMNRDDPMRPDVIDRVLDKHREQFEQPTADEDAIVVDARHTANPEIVRPVADAILNA
- a CDS encoding DUF4185 domain-containing protein, whose protein sequence is MSARRAVTAASTVVLLVLVLAGCASSSEPIDSASVTDAPTAIGVSDGDLWPNCWSDDDAMYAANGDGAGFGSVTSDIVMNRIDGSPASENSGASDLTGEGLATGDDLGQVWTAEEGYTRKPTGMLCVDGSLYLAVQDLAPDFNAAPNATIARSDDHGRTWSWDTSAPMFADGVFTTIWFADYGKDAERRPDKKYVYAYGLDGNWRDSFTDIVPDPTELFLARVPVKSVQDAATWEFYAGPSSTGSGTQPDWTTDIAKKQPVLVDDRRVHDLSVLSQGGVTYLPKHDRYLYTSWTEYTFEFYEAPKPWGPWTLFHSEDFGEYPWQEDRIGGYGTTVPSKFVTDDEKTMWVQSNVCPCAPAGVSSYWFGLREMTLGG